In Kogia breviceps isolate mKogBre1 chromosome 7, mKogBre1 haplotype 1, whole genome shotgun sequence, a single window of DNA contains:
- the LOC131759697 gene encoding large ribosomal subunit protein uL15-like gives MPSRLRKTRKLRGHVSHGHGRIGKHRKHPGGRGNAGGMHHHRINFDKYHPGYFGKVGTRHYHLKRNQSFCPTVNLDKLWTLVSEQSRVNAAKNKTGAAPIIDVVRSGYYKVLGKGKLPKQPVIVKAKFFSRRAEEMIKGVGVACVLVA, from the coding sequence ATGCCATCCAGACTAAGGAAGACCCGGAAACTTAGGGGCCACGTGAGCCACGGCCACGGCCGCATCGGCAAACACCGGAAGCACCCGGGAGGCCGCGGTAATGCTGGTGGCATGCATCACCACAGGATCAACTTCGACAAATATCACCCAGGATACTTTGGGAAAGTTGGTACGAGGCATTACCACTTAAAGAGGAACCAGAGCTTCTGCCCAACTGTCAACCTTGATAAATTGTGGACCTTGGTCAGTGAGCAGTCACGGGTAAATGCTGCCAAGAACAAGACTGGAGCTGCTCCTATCATTGATGTGGTGCGATCGGGTTACTACAAAGTTCTGGGGAAGGGAAAGCTCCCAAAGCAGCCTGTCATCGTGAAGGCCAAATTCTTCAGCAGAAGAGCTGAGGAGATGATTAAGGGTGTCGGTGTGGCTTGCGTCCTGGTAGCTTGA